The DNA segment AAAAATTGTTTTATCTAAGGTTTTCAGGGATGCCAAAACATCCAAGGACCTTTGATATTGTGCTTGAGGCCTAACTTTCGGCGAGAGGCGTCTTACAGTTTCAATATTATGGCTCATCACTTCGGGATGGGCATCAGCCACAATTCTTAAAAGTTCAGCTTTTCCGGAGAAATCAGGAATAAGGACTTCCACCTTTGTAAGCGGCGTTAACTCTTTGATTTGACGGATAACATCCGCGAAATGTCCGGCCCCTTCATCCGCCAAATCATCGCGGGCAACGGAGGTGATGACGGCATAGCGAAGGTTCATTTCTTTGACCGTCAAAGCCACATTGCAAGGTTCGTCTTTGTCGACTTTTTCCGGAAGGCCGGCAGCCACCGCGCAAAAACGGCAAGCCCGCGTGCAAATATTCCCTAAGATCATGAACGTTGCCACACCTTTGCCCCAGCATTTTCCTAAATTAGGACAACGCGCGCTTTCACAAACCGTATGCAAACGGTCAGACCGAAATGATTCTTTCATCTCGCGGATCTTGGCTAGGTCGGGTAAA comes from the Candidatus Omnitrophota bacterium genome and includes:
- the lipA gene encoding lipoyl synthase, with the translated sequence MPADTLTQEPSQKLPAWFKQDLPDLAKIREMKESFRSDRLHTVCESARCPNLGKCWGKGVATFMILGNICTRACRFCAVAAGLPEKVDKDEPCNVALTVKEMNLRYAVITSVARDDLADEGAGHFADVIRQIKELTPLTKVEVLIPDFSGKAELLRIVADAHPEVMSHNIETVRRLSPKVRPQAQYQRSLDVLASLKTLDKTIFTKSSFMLGLGEQEKEIEDVMRDLRSVDCDILTIGQYLAPSKSKRHLKVERFYSPEEFNAFKTMGLSLGFKSVLSAPLVRSSYIAEEGYNECAKTIFSQVR